From Halorubrum salinarum, the proteins below share one genomic window:
- a CDS encoding sensor histidine kinase, giving the protein MRSERPVDLLYVNDDDQLRELVSRQLRAESDRLRIETADSAAEGERLLAERAIDCVLCDHHMPEVTGVEFLRSVREDRPDLPFLLFTNTGTETVASESIEAGVTDYVIQDAVENQAPLLARKIVTYVEHRRAQRERDRTNRRLREIAAVTDQVWWVFSPTWDELRFINDGHEAIFGQPAAEIRDDPTTFLDKIHGDDVARVRQAMESASAGTPQVVEYRVEKSDSVRLWVESRCKPITDEDGAVASLVGLTRDITDRKLYDRELTETVDQLEEFTATVSHDLRNPLNVAAGNLSLAASDIEDDGIDTALDAVGRMDTLIDELLTLAKEGRTLGERRDVPFREIVEKSYENVRAPESSLRVTDSVTLACDPARVTQAFENIIRNAVEHGGSGVTLTAGVLPDGGGVFIEDDGPGIPPEERDLIFEKGHTTREDGSGFGLAIVERIVDAHGWEVRVTEDPGAGARFEIAT; this is encoded by the coding sequence ATGAGGAGCGAACGGCCCGTTGACCTGCTGTACGTCAACGACGACGATCAGCTCCGGGAGCTGGTCTCGCGGCAGCTGCGGGCGGAGAGCGACCGGCTCCGGATCGAGACCGCGGACTCAGCGGCCGAGGGGGAGCGGCTGCTGGCGGAACGGGCGATCGACTGCGTGCTCTGCGACCACCACATGCCGGAGGTGACCGGCGTCGAGTTCCTGCGGTCGGTCCGCGAGGACCGGCCGGACCTCCCCTTCCTGCTTTTCACGAACACCGGGACCGAGACGGTCGCGAGCGAGAGCATCGAGGCCGGCGTCACCGACTACGTGATCCAGGACGCCGTCGAGAACCAGGCGCCGCTGCTGGCGCGGAAGATCGTCACCTACGTCGAACACCGGCGGGCCCAGCGCGAGCGCGACCGGACGAACAGGCGGCTCCGCGAGATCGCCGCCGTGACCGACCAGGTGTGGTGGGTGTTCTCGCCGACGTGGGACGAGCTCCGGTTCATCAACGACGGCCACGAGGCGATATTCGGGCAGCCGGCGGCGGAGATCCGGGACGACCCGACGACGTTCTTAGACAAGATCCACGGCGACGACGTCGCCCGCGTTCGGCAGGCGATGGAGTCGGCCTCGGCGGGGACGCCGCAGGTGGTCGAGTACCGCGTCGAGAAGTCCGACTCGGTGCGGCTCTGGGTCGAGTCGCGGTGTAAGCCGATCACCGACGAGGACGGCGCGGTCGCCTCGCTCGTCGGGCTGACGCGCGACATCACCGACCGGAAGCTGTACGACCGGGAGCTGACCGAGACTGTCGACCAGTTGGAGGAGTTCACGGCGACCGTGTCACACGACCTCCGGAACCCGCTGAACGTGGCGGCCGGGAACCTCAGCCTCGCGGCGTCGGACATCGAGGACGACGGGATCGACACGGCCCTCGACGCCGTCGGCCGCATGGACACGCTCATCGACGAGCTGCTGACGCTCGCGAAGGAGGGCCGCACGCTCGGCGAGCGGCGCGACGTTCCGTTTCGGGAGATCGTCGAGAAGAGCTACGAGAACGTCCGGGCGCCGGAGAGTTCGCTGCGGGTGACCGACAGCGTCACGCTGGCGTGCGACCCCGCGCGGGTCACGCAGGCGTTCGAGAACATCATCCGGAACGCCGTCGAACACGGCGGCAGCGGAGTCACGCTCACGGCCGGCGTCCTGCCGGACGGCGGCGGCGTGTTCATCGAGGACGACGGCCCGGGGATCCCGCCCGAGGAGCGCGACCTGATCTTCGAGAAGGGACACACGACCCGGGAGGACGGCAGCGGGTTCGGGCTGGCGATCGTCGAGCGGATCGTCGACGCGCACGGCTGGGAGGTCCGCGTCACCGAAGACCCGGGCGCCGGCGCTCGGTTCGAAATCGCGACCTGA
- a CDS encoding DUF2309 domain-containing protein, with protein sequence MTTETGTDDDADDIEAEIDAAATAVGSVWPVHSFVTANPLAGFEDLPFDEAVSQAADLLGGRGYPRAETFRAALDEGRIDPERLDAELTDRGYEADPEAMLERLAAAEDADGASGAGEADGSDAGADRVDRVLTKWLSAFLDEGQAEWAMPNREAGFYDAFRSVARHDDEIPDDGLVADLPASPTEAIEAALAPYPRERWAAVFEAQFAALPGWTGLLKRRADDGGAWQSAYPITLTGYLAARLALADALGVDLSPPETDGPAVEPSDEIADAFLSAWEATYRDGLVERVAAESEARGEERGARADGGASGRPDAQLVFCIDTRSEVIRRHVEATGDYETHGYAGFFGVPMEYSGYDADVSVDACPPILDPQHRVEEVPTDGAARRSRDRWGGLREAAGEVIETVRSNPATAFSFVEGAGSGYGLALAARTLVPGRVRDLLGGADDAVPGDHEFCEPGVHGHDDAGEGLPTGLSRDERVEYAATAFELMGWESFGRLVVFTGHAAETANNPYDSSLDCGACAGNPGGPSARVLAAICNDPEVRDGLRERGIDVPDDTVFLAAEHNTTTDEVTLYDRDVPDSHADDLERLRADLDAARERAADERTGGAAEGTGVRETERRAGDWAETRPEWGLAGNAGFVVGPRDLTDGLDLDGRAFLHSYDWATDADGDALEAILTGPMVVTQWINAQYYFSTVDNAAYGSGSKVTHNPVGNVGVYQGNGGDLMTGLPLQSVMAAADEPYHLPLRLSTVVHAPVDRVTEVLADNESVAGLLDNGWLSLTVVDPTRDHRAFHYDGGLEWTPTPESADPARERRAAPAVADD encoded by the coding sequence ATGACAACTGAGACCGGTACCGACGACGACGCTGACGACATCGAAGCGGAGATCGACGCGGCCGCGACCGCGGTGGGCTCGGTCTGGCCGGTCCACTCGTTCGTGACCGCGAACCCCCTCGCCGGCTTCGAGGACCTGCCGTTCGACGAGGCCGTGAGCCAGGCGGCCGACCTCCTCGGCGGTCGCGGCTACCCGCGCGCGGAGACGTTCCGGGCGGCCCTCGACGAGGGGCGGATCGACCCGGAGCGCCTCGACGCGGAGCTGACCGACCGGGGGTACGAGGCGGACCCCGAGGCCATGCTGGAGCGGCTGGCGGCCGCCGAGGACGCGGACGGAGCCAGCGGCGCCGGCGAGGCGGACGGCTCGGACGCGGGCGCCGACCGCGTCGACCGCGTGCTGACGAAGTGGCTCTCGGCGTTCCTCGACGAGGGGCAGGCCGAGTGGGCGATGCCGAACCGCGAGGCGGGGTTCTACGACGCGTTCCGCTCTGTGGCCCGCCACGACGACGAGATCCCCGACGACGGGCTCGTCGCCGACCTGCCGGCGTCGCCGACCGAGGCGATCGAGGCCGCGCTGGCGCCGTATCCCCGCGAGCGGTGGGCGGCCGTCTTCGAGGCGCAGTTCGCCGCGCTCCCCGGGTGGACCGGCCTGCTCAAGCGGCGCGCCGACGACGGCGGCGCGTGGCAGTCCGCGTACCCGATCACGCTGACGGGGTACCTCGCGGCGCGGCTCGCGCTGGCGGACGCCCTCGGGGTCGACCTCTCGCCGCCCGAGACCGACGGGCCGGCGGTCGAGCCGAGCGACGAGATCGCCGACGCGTTCCTGAGCGCGTGGGAGGCGACGTACCGCGACGGGCTCGTCGAGCGCGTCGCCGCCGAGAGCGAGGCCCGCGGGGAGGAGCGCGGGGCGCGCGCCGACGGCGGCGCGTCGGGTCGCCCGGACGCCCAGCTGGTCTTCTGTATCGACACGCGCTCGGAGGTGATCCGCCGGCACGTCGAGGCGACCGGCGACTACGAGACGCACGGGTACGCCGGCTTCTTCGGCGTCCCGATGGAGTACAGCGGCTACGACGCCGACGTGTCCGTCGACGCCTGTCCGCCGATCCTCGACCCGCAGCACCGCGTCGAGGAGGTCCCGACGGACGGCGCCGCGCGCAGGAGCCGCGACCGCTGGGGCGGCCTCCGTGAGGCCGCCGGCGAGGTGATCGAGACGGTGCGGTCGAACCCCGCCACCGCGTTCAGCTTCGTCGAGGGCGCCGGAAGCGGGTACGGGCTCGCGCTCGCCGCGCGCACGCTCGTCCCCGGCCGGGTGCGCGACCTGCTCGGCGGCGCCGACGACGCGGTGCCGGGCGACCACGAGTTCTGCGAGCCCGGCGTCCACGGACACGACGACGCCGGCGAGGGGCTCCCGACGGGGCTGTCTCGCGACGAGCGGGTCGAGTACGCCGCGACCGCGTTCGAGCTGATGGGGTGGGAGTCGTTCGGCCGCCTGGTCGTCTTCACGGGCCACGCGGCCGAGACGGCGAACAACCCCTACGACTCCAGCCTCGACTGCGGCGCCTGCGCCGGCAACCCGGGCGGCCCGAGCGCCCGCGTGCTCGCCGCGATCTGTAACGACCCCGAGGTCAGGGACGGATTACGCGAGCGCGGGATCGACGTGCCCGACGACACCGTCTTCCTCGCCGCCGAACACAACACGACGACCGACGAGGTGACGCTGTACGACCGCGACGTGCCGGACTCGCACGCCGACGACCTCGAACGGCTGCGCGCGGACCTCGACGCCGCCCGCGAGCGCGCCGCCGACGAGCGCACCGGCGGGGCCGCCGAGGGGACGGGCGTCCGGGAGACCGAGCGCCGCGCCGGCGACTGGGCCGAGACGCGCCCCGAGTGGGGGCTGGCCGGCAACGCCGGCTTCGTCGTCGGGCCCCGCGATCTGACGGACGGGCTCGACCTCGACGGCCGCGCCTTCCTCCACTCGTACGACTGGGCGACCGACGCGGACGGCGACGCTCTCGAAGCGATCCTCACCGGACCGATGGTCGTCACCCAGTGGATCAACGCGCAGTACTACTTCTCGACGGTCGACAACGCGGCGTACGGCAGCGGGTCGAAGGTGACGCACAACCCCGTCGGGAACGTCGGCGTCTACCAGGGCAACGGCGGCGACCTGATGACCGGCCTGCCGCTCCAGTCGGTCATGGCCGCCGCCGACGAGCCGTACCACCTGCCCCTCCGGCTCTCGACGGTCGTCCACGCGCCGGTCGACCGCGTGACCGAGGTCCTGGCCGACAACGAGTCGGTGGCCGGGCTCTTGGACAACGGCTGGCTCTCGCTGACGGTCGTCGACCCGACGCGCGACCACCGCGCCTTCCACTACGACGGCGGGCTGGAGTGGACGCCGACGCCGGAGTCGGCCGACCCCGCCCGCGAGCGGCGCGCGGCCCCCGCCGTCGCGGACGACTGA